From the Lolium rigidum isolate FL_2022 chromosome 2, APGP_CSIRO_Lrig_0.1, whole genome shotgun sequence genome, one window contains:
- the LOC124687590 gene encoding uncharacterized protein LOC124687590 — protein sequence MQALARLSSAAASRRVISGVSGAVARPCYRTWRGKAHAAPLSSQEPPKGRKRDTVPKKERKARIEEFVEIYQASNDGKFPTIQMIRQHVGGSHYTVRDVLSEVKYNQTKFPFDMSKVARFHETSESAEQSMLEEESGNSSFNPQSINGKQDEDETLSSQKDSATGTVIMNEPQRSQESQDSSRYNGQTEVAKQDLHIADANGLTVSEQAEIVSIKVKLQLDDSKTAQLETAECADQSRHEESRNNPQDFNGKQDEDDRLLSLKDSSTGTIIMENTEAPIPSEVETQSDSENCQGETEVNKLHVNNVENFQNLSEPTVSDQTESDKVIKGNVPDREENPVVEQQRSAKTGLLGSLQSFASGIRNFWRNL from the exons ATGCAGGCGCTCGCgcgcctctcctccgccgccgcctccagaagGG TGATTTCGGGCGTATCTGGGGCGGTCGCAAGGCCCTGCTACCGGACATGGCGAGGGAAGGCGCACGCGGCGCCGCTGTCTTCTCAGGAGCCACCCAAGGGCCGGAAGAGGGATACTGTAcccaagaaagagaggaaagccagGATAGAGGAGTTCGTCGAGAT TTATCAGGCATCAAATGATGGTAAATTCCCGACCATTCAAATGATTCGGCAGCATGTTGGTGGGTCTCATTACACGGTGAGGGACGTGCTCTCGGAAGTGAAGTACAATCAGACAAAGTTTCCATTTGATATGTCTAAGGTAGCCCGGTTTCATGAGACATCTGAAAGTGCTGAGCAGTCAATGCTGGAGGAGGAGAGTGGAAACAGTTCATTCAACCCTCAGAGCATCAATGGAAAACAGGATGAAGATGAGACACTCTCCTCACAGAAAGATTCTGCCACCGGGACTGTGATAATG AATGAACCACAGAGATCTCAAGAATCACAAGACTCATCTCGTTACAATGGACAAACAGAAGTTGCCAAGCAAGATTTGCATATTGCAGATGCCAATGGCCTGACTGTATCAGAACAAGCAGAAATTGTCAGCATAAAG GTAAAGTTACAGTTGGATGACTCTAAGACAGCCCAGCTTGAGACGGCTGAATGTGCTGACCAATCGAGGCACGAGGAGAGTAGAAACAACCCTCAAGACTTCAATGGGAAACAGGATGAAGATGACAGACTCCTCTCCCTGAAAGATTCTTCTACTGGCACTATAATCATGGAAAAT ACTGAAGCTCCCATTCCTTCAGAAGTAGAGACTCAATCAGATTCTGAGAATTGTCAAGGGGAAACTGAAGTTAACAAGTTGCATGTGAACAACGTTGAAAATTTCCAGAATCTAAGTGAGCCAACTGTATCAGATCAAACAGAAAGTGACAAGGTGATCAAGGGAAATGTACCTGACAG AGAAGAGAACCCCGTGGTGGAGCAGCAGAGATCAGCCAAGACAGGCCTTCTAGGGAGCCTGCAATCGTTTGCTTCTGGGATCAGAAACTTCTGGAGAAATCTGTAA